A window of ANME-2 cluster archaeon genomic DNA:
ACACACATTCCATCAGCAGCGATCTTGAAGATCAAGTCGAGTTCTGCTTTGCTTTCAGACAGTGCAATTTCAGCTTTTTTTCGTTCGGTGATGTCACGGGCAGCCGCAAATGCACCCACAACCTTTCCTGTAAGGTCTTTGTAGACCGAAGCATTATACGATACAATAGTCTCTGTCCCATCCTTTGCTTTCATGACCAGTTCGTAATCCCTTACCTCCCCGATCTCAAAGGTCAGCATGGCACCTTTGTATGCATTATCAGGATCTGTGAAATAATCAGCGAACGGGGTTCCTATCAACTCTTCTTTACCCCTGCCTGTAGCATGTATTGTTGCCGCGTTCACATCCAGTATGGTCCCTTCCGGGTCAAAGGTTACCAGCGGGTCCAGGCTGGTCTCGATCAATCCACGAGTGTAGCGCTGAAGATATTGTATCTCCTGCTCTGCTCCCTTTCGCCCGGTAATGTCACGTGCCGCTGCAAATGCGCCCACTACCTTTCCTGTCTGGTCCTTGTAGACCGAAGCATTATACGATACAATAGTTTCGGTTCCGTCCCTGGCTTTCATGACCAGCTCGTAATCCCTGACCTCCCCGGTTTCAAAGGTCAACATGGCACCTTTGTATGCTTTATCAGGATCTGTGAAATAATCAGCAAACGGGGTTCCTATCAACTCTTCCCGAGTTCTGCCTGTAGCTCGAATTGTAGCCCCGTTAACATCCATAATGACCCCTTCCTGGTCGAAGGTTACAAGAGGATCAAGGCTTACCTCAATTAATTCTCGATTGTAGTGCTGAAGATCCTGTATTTCATGCTCTGCTCCCTTTCGCTCGGTAATGTCACGTGCCGCTGCAAATGCGCCCACTACCTTTCCTGTCTGGTCCTTGTAGACCGAAGCATTGTAGGCCACAATAGTCTCGGTTCCGTCCCTGGCTTTCATGACCAGCTCGTAATTCCTGACCTCCCCGGTTTCAAAGGTCAACATGGCACCTTTGTATGCTTTATCAGGATCTGTAAAATAATCAGCAAACGGGGTTCCTATCAACTCTTCTTTTCCTCTGCCTGTAGCATGTATCGTTGCCTCGTTTACATCCAGTATGATCCCTACCGGGTCAAATGTCACCAAAGGATCCAGGCTCGTCTCAATTAATCCCCGGTTGTAGTGCTGTAGATAATGCAGTTCCAGCACTTCACGCTTGTGTCGGGTGATGTCATAGCCAGCGGCAAATGCCCCTGTTACCTTTCCGGTCTGGTCTTTGTAAGGCGATATGTTGAATGCAACAATGGTATTGGATTCATCCCCTGTTTCTACGACCAGTTCATGATCCCTAACCTCTCCAGTATCAAATACTTGCTCTACTGCATTGTTTGCTTTAACCGGATCACTAAAGACATCAATAAAAGGTGTTCCTATCAGTTCATCCCGTTTTTTCCCGAAAATCCGAACTGTTGTGTTGTTCACATCAACAATAATACCTTTTTTATCAAAGATTAACAGAGCATCCTGACTAATTAGTCGTAATTCCTTTTCCAGGAAAAGAAGTGGTAAATCTTGTATGGTCTTATTCATCTAAAACCCCCGGCAAGTAGCAATATATGTTCTCTCTCTCAATTTATATATGTTACATTATTTTATATTAGTCTATTGTTAGGATGAATTCTGACATTTTGTGTATACACATTAGGTAGTATTCACGGAATTGTACTTTGTAACATCAAATATCAGAACGGGAAGTATCAGTCCATTTAGTCTTTTTCTTCCTTGCGCGGTTCAATATTGCCTGCACACCGCAAAAGCTGATCAGCCATACATGGAACACCAGCCCCACAGTCTTGAACAATACACGACTCTGCCCCTTTGACCAAAGCCTTAATCCATAGATCGGGACAATGGGGGTCAGCAAAAATGCCGCAAAAGGTAGCGTCATGGACGTAAACCATGCCAGCTTCTGGTTCACAGGGATGGGCGCAGAGTAAAAACGCACCATATTTTCCTCTACTCCTTCCAGTGCACCTGACATCCATCGTATCCGCTGGTTATAGAGTTCTTTCAGGCTGGTGGGCCCCTGCTCACCCACTTTTGTTTCTGCAAGTACAGGTTTTTTGCCGCTGATATACACCCTCTGCGTGAATTCCAGGTCTTCACAGTATACATCTTCGTTGAGACTCGTACCATCAAGTGCCCTTGCATCTATCACGCCGATAAGCCCATTGAATTGTTTGAACCCGTCAAAGCGTTCATACAGCCGGTACACATCTGCGAAAAATGAATATTCGGCAGCGATTATCATGGCCACCCACCCTAAATCCTGGTTAGTGATGTACCGTGTGCCGCTTGCTATCGCGGCATTTGCATCCATTTTAAGGGCATCGATACACTTCAATATAAAATCTGGTTCGGGGCGACTATCCACATCAAAAAGTGCAATGTGATCGGCATCCAGTATCCCATCCGGTCCCCTGATGGCATCCAGGCCGTCATTGATGGCCCCGCCCCTGCGCCCCCGTGTATCAAACCGGGCCAGGTAACCAATATTTTCAGATTTCAAATACCGGGTCCGATGGTCCGGTCCTTTTGGACAATCTATTATGTAAGTAACATTAACGCTCAGACCTGATGTATCCAGTTGTTTCAGTGAATCGACTGATTTTTGAATTATTGAAATGGGTTCAAAAGGCGCAACCGGTATCAGTACACAAACTTTTTCCATATAGGCATTATAAAAGTATTAATAGTTTATACAAATATCTGTAAATTTATATTATCGGCCGGAACAGAGAAAATTAAGACAAGAAAATATTGAGAAAATAAAATAAAGAGTTTAAAGAAAACCCCCGCCCCAACCCTTTTGATGATATACTCCCTTTGATAATTTGAAAGTATTACATATTTTAGAGAGGGTATCACTAATATATATCATTGTGTGGATATAGTAACACTATATTCATACTATATAATTTTACTTACTGTTCCATTCACTGAGAATATCCACATCTTTTAATATTTTTACACTTACCGCACCGCCGATAACAAGATTCAGGTAGTATGTAATTAACCGCCATGCTGCCACCACTATCCCCAATATGGAAACTGGGACCAATATTCCGAAAAGTGCGGCCCCGCCCAGTTCTGCAATCCCGCTGGCTCCTGGTGTAACCGGCACTATCATGATAAATGTCAGGAACACCTGTACTGCCATAGCCACCGTAATAGATGGCGGCTGGTTCAATCCCAGCAGGATCAGCGGCAATACCATGAATTCCACGATCCAGTATATCATGGTACATATACACCCAAAAAACAAACCCTGCTTACCTGTTCTCATAAAGGCCCACAGGCTGTTATGGAAATTCAATAATTCTTTATCAATGAACTGTATCAGGTGTTCTGTCCTGTCAAATCTTCCAACTCTGTGAAGACCACGAGAGATAAGTGATGAAAGCCAGTCTATGAATGTCGGGTTCAACAGGCCGCCAATAGCCACAAACACCATTAGCAGGACAAATAACTCTGCACCAATTATTGCCAGGTCCATCTCCCGGCTTATCAGTGAACCACTTAACACCCACAGCGCAAACGGAGTGGCAATTAAAAGCAGCAAGGCATCCAGTATACGCTCACCTATAACCACAGCCGAGGCATCGCCCACCGGTACATTTGCATTGCGGTTCAGCATATGTATCCTGACAGGTTCACCGCCTGCCATTGATGGCGTCACTGAAGCAGCGAACAGGTTTGCTATTACAATCTCAGTAGCATCTTTTACCCCTATCCTGTGTCCCAGGGCCTCAGTCATCACTTTCATACGCAACCCCCATATGAAGTAAGAAACTACATGCAGGGCAGCAGCAGCAAGAAGATATACTGGTTCCATTCTCTGCAGGGTGGGCAGGGTGTCCGGGCCTATGGTAAAAACTGTGACAAGTACCAGAACGATGATACTTATTATTAATGAGATGATAAACAGTTTTTTCAGTCGTTCCATATTGCCATTGAGAGATAATTATTATGTTATATATACCTTGATAGCTTCCATAAACTGTTGAACAACGAAGAAGTTGACACATCCTGATGAGTGATGCATCCTGATGAAAGAACATACCCTAATGAAATAACACACCCTGATTAAATGACAAAACCTGATGAAGTGATATATTGGTCTCAATAATCCTGCCAACAAAAAATGAAGAGTCCTGTATCGGTCCCACCATTACGAGGATAA
This region includes:
- a CDS encoding flippase-like domain-containing protein, producing the protein MERLKKLFIISLIISIIVLVLVTVFTIGPDTLPTLQRMEPVYLLAAAALHVVSYFIWGLRMKVMTEALGHRIGVKDATEIVIANLFAASVTPSMAGGEPVRIHMLNRNANVPVGDASAVVIGERILDALLLLIATPFALWVLSGSLISREMDLAIIGAELFVLLMVFVAIGGLLNPTFIDWLSSLISRGLHRVGRFDRTEHLIQFIDKELLNFHNSLWAFMRTGKQGLFFGCICTMIYWIVEFMVLPLILLGLNQPPSITVAMAVQVFLTFIMIVPVTPGASGIAELGGAALFGILVPVSILGIVVAAWRLITYYLNLVIGGAVSVKILKDVDILSEWNSK
- a CDS encoding glycosyltransferase family 2 protein, whose translation is MEKVCVLIPVAPFEPISIIQKSVDSLKQLDTSGLSVNVTYIIDCPKGPDHRTRYLKSENIGYLARFDTRGRRGGAINDGLDAIRGPDGILDADHIALFDVDSRPEPDFILKCIDALKMDANAAIASGTRYITNQDLGWVAMIIAAEYSFFADVYRLYERFDGFKQFNGLIGVIDARALDGTSLNEDVYCEDLEFTQRVYISGKKPVLAETKVGEQGPTSLKELYNQRIRWMSGALEGVEENMVRFYSAPIPVNQKLAWFTSMTLPFAAFLLTPIVPIYGLRLWSKGQSRVLFKTVGLVFHVWLISFCGVQAILNRARKKKTKWTDTSRSDI